A portion of the Lolium rigidum isolate FL_2022 chromosome 1, APGP_CSIRO_Lrig_0.1, whole genome shotgun sequence genome contains these proteins:
- the LOC124682752 gene encoding pentatricopeptide repeat-containing protein At5g65560-like, whose amino-acid sequence MPLPVPIPRLLAAISAAASSPADLRRLSHLLLNPYAPLPPLRCLNTFLMALARHRMLPDMESFTSRMPARNLRTYTTLINAYCLAGDLPAAKRHLASLLRAGLAPDSHAYTSFVLGYCRAGLFAHACRVFVLMPLRGCARTAFTYTALLHGLCGAGMLREAVSVFNGMRADGCTHDTHVYATMLHGLCGVGRTSEAEVLLAEAITDGFEPNVVVYNALIDGYCNAGDMKLAVNVFDRMDVNGCSPNVRTYTELICGFCKSRKVDRAMVLFNRMVQAGLLPNVVTYTALIQGHCSDGHLECAFRMLESMETSGLVPSEWTCSVLIDTLCKRGRVREAQLFLASVIQKGYKVNEIVYTSLIDGLCKTGNVGAGDKLMQKLVSQGFVPDAHTYSSLIDGLCRQKELSRAMLVLDDMMLKGVQPSVVTYTILIDELVRELGSEGSKKILDKMIAAGTKPDVFTYTIFVRSYCCEGRMKDAEHMMVQMVDHGVCPNLVTYNTLISGYANLGLASQAFSTFKHMVATGCKPNEDSYTILLRLLVKKKSSNDMPACSVDIWKIAEMECLQGLLEEVVKLQLPSDIDIYNCFLRSLCRVDRLAETKILLVEMQSANLTPSEDVYTSIIGCCCRLKMPAEALTFLDSLIESGYLPHIESYRHIICSLCEEGSIKTAKHVFGDMLSKEYNYDEIVWRILIDGLLQKGNVAECSSLLSVMEEEDYRPSDALYARLTGKITVANDGQETA is encoded by the coding sequence ATGCCCCTGCCCGTTCCGATcccccgcctcctcgccgccaTCTCTGCTGCCGCCTCCTCGCCCGCTGACCTCCGCCGCCTCTcccacctcctcctcaacccctatGCCCCACTCCCTCCGCTCCGCTGCCTCAACACCTTCCTCATGGCCCTTGCCCGCCACCGTATGCTCCCGGACATGGAGTCCTTCACATCCCGCATGCCCGCACGCAACCTTCGCACGTACACCACCCTCATCAACGCATACTGTCTCGCCGGCGACCTCCCTGCTGCTAAGAGGCATCTTGCCTCCCTACTCCGCGCCGGTCTCGCACCGGATTCCCATGCTTATACCTCCTTTGTTCTTGGATACTGCCGTGCTGGGCTGTTTGCGCACGCCTGCCGGGTGTTTGTGCTAATGCCGCTCCGAGGGTGTGCGCGCACTGCCTTCACGTACACTGCCCTGCTCCATGGTCTTTGTGGCGCTGGTATGCTGCGCGAAGCTGTGTCAGTGTTTAATGGGATGCGGGCAGACGGGTGCACCCATGACACGCACGTGTACGCCACGATGTTGCATGGGCTGTGTGGGGTGGGGCGAACTAGTGAGGCGGAAGTTCTTCTTGCTGAGGCAATCACCGATGGTTTTGAACCGAATGTGGTTGTCTACAATGCGCTGATTGATGGCTACTGCAATGCTGGGGACATGAAGCTGGCTGTTAATGTTTTTGACAGGATGGATGTTAATGGCTGCTCACCAAATGTCCGGACATACACTGAGCTGATATGTGGGTTCTGCAAATCTAGGAAGGTGGACAGAGCCATGGTGCTGTTCAACCGGATGGTTCAGGCTGGTTTGCTGCCAAATGTGGTGACATACACGGCCTTAATTCAGGGACATTGCAGTGATGGGCACTTGGAATGTGCTTTTAGGATGCTCGAGTCGATGGAGACCAGTGGGTTGGTTCCTAGTGAGTGGACTTGCTCAGTGTTGATTGATACTCTGTGCAAACGTGGAAGAGTTAGAGAAGCGCAGTTGTTTCTTGCATCTGTCATACAGAAGGGATATAAGGTGAATGAGATTGTCTACACCAGCTTGATTGATGGATTGTGCAAGACAGGAAATGTTGGTGCTGGTGACAAGTTAATGCAGAAATTGGTTTCACAGGGGTTTGTGCCAGATGCCCATACATACAGTTCACTGATTGatggattatgcaggcaaaaggagTTGTCACGAGCGATGTTGGTATTGGATGATATGATGTTGAAAGGAGTACAACCCAGTGTTGTCACATATACAATTCTAATTGATGAACTTGTTAGGGAGCTAGGATCTGAAGGTTCAAAGAAGATACTTGATAAGATGATTGCAGCAGGTACTAAGCCTGATGTTTTCACCTACACAATATTTGTTCGCTCCTACTGTTGTGAGGGGAGGATGAAAGATGCTGAACACATGATGGTTCAAATGGTTGATCATGGCGTTTGCCCTAACTTAGTGACGTACAACACTTTGATAAGTGGGTATGCCAATTTAGGACTAGCAAGTCAAGCGTTTTCAACTTTCAAGCACATGGTTGCTACCGGGTGCAAGCCAAATGAGGATTCCTACACGATTCTTCTTAGGCTATTGGTAAAGAAAAAGTCCTCTAATGATATGCCTGCCTGCTCCGTTGATATATGGAAAATAGCAGAAATGGAATGTCTCCAGGGGCTTTTGGAGGAAGTGGTTAAGCTTCAGTTGCCTTCAGACATTGATATTTATAATTGTTTTCTTAGGTCTTTATGCCGCGTTGATAGATTGGCGGAAACTAAAATTTTGCTAGTTGAGATGCAGAGTGCTAACTTGACCCCCAGTGAGGATGTATATACTTCAATTATAGGGTGTTGTTGCAGACTAAAAATGCCAGCTGAAGCTTtgacatttcttgattcattgatCGAAAGTGGTTATTTACCACATATAGAATCATATAGGCATATTATTTGTTCTCTTTGTGAGGAAGGAAGCATTAAGACCGCTAAACATGTTTTTGGTGACATGCTGTCGAAGGAATACAACTATGATGAAATTGTCTGGAGGATTCTGATTGATGGTCTATTGCAGAAGGGCAATGTTGCTGAGTGCTCAAGTCTGCTCTcagtgatggaggaagaagattATCGCCctagtgatgcattgtatgccaGGCTTACAGGTAAAATAACAGTTGCAAATGATGGTCAGGAAACAGCTTGA